The proteins below come from a single Natrinema sp. SYSU A 869 genomic window:
- a CDS encoding succinylglutamate desuccinylase/aspartoacylase family protein, protein MTTTLGTASAGPGEIDTGRLEIGETRDGSPFGLPVAVVNGAAAGKTLYMQAASDGDELNGVGVVQRVVPRLDPAEISGTILIVGIVNYHAFQVAEHRNPIDDTKMNRAYPGNEGGTSSERIAAVTFDAATRADLILDLHQGSTSRMLDEVRVRCGKRHRLHDQCLELAKAFGCGYVLDQKGPDGQLARAAPDDGIPTVDPELGGAVGWDEESIRKGVAGVFNVLRYYNFLEGDQPLESQTRARGFEQYGAPAGGLVTMHKELGDRVRPGETVFEVTTPFGEPKAEVTADGEGILWRARRLPQVATGEYVCSIGTDIGEY, encoded by the coding sequence ATGACGACGACGCTCGGAACCGCAAGCGCGGGGCCCGGCGAGATCGATACGGGCCGTCTCGAGATCGGCGAGACACGGGATGGGAGCCCGTTCGGACTGCCGGTCGCCGTAGTAAACGGCGCGGCTGCGGGGAAGACCCTCTACATGCAGGCGGCCAGTGACGGTGACGAACTCAACGGTGTCGGCGTCGTCCAGCGCGTCGTGCCGCGACTCGATCCCGCCGAGATCTCGGGGACGATCCTCATCGTCGGGATCGTCAACTATCACGCGTTCCAGGTCGCCGAACACCGCAATCCGATCGACGACACGAAGATGAACCGCGCCTATCCCGGTAACGAGGGCGGCACCTCGAGCGAGCGGATCGCAGCCGTGACGTTCGACGCCGCGACCAGGGCGGACCTAATTCTCGATCTCCACCAGGGATCGACCAGCCGAATGTTAGACGAGGTCCGCGTTCGCTGCGGGAAGCGCCATCGACTCCACGATCAGTGTCTCGAGCTCGCGAAGGCCTTCGGCTGCGGGTACGTGCTCGACCAGAAGGGACCGGATGGCCAACTGGCTCGCGCGGCCCCCGACGACGGAATTCCGACCGTCGACCCCGAACTCGGCGGCGCGGTCGGCTGGGACGAGGAGAGCATCCGAAAGGGCGTCGCGGGCGTGTTCAACGTGCTCCGATACTACAACTTCCTCGAGGGAGATCAACCACTCGAGTCCCAGACCCGCGCCAGAGGATTCGAGCAGTACGGCGCACCTGCAGGCGGACTCGTGACCATGCACAAGGAACTCGGCGACCGTGTACGACCCGGCGAGACGGTGTTCGAAGTGACGACCCCCTTCGGAGAACCGAAAGCGGAGGTGACGGCCGACGGCGAGGGCATCCTCTGGCGGGCGCGACGACTCCCGCAGGTCGCGACCGGCGAGTACGTCTGTTCGATCGGAACCGACATCGGTGAGTACTGA
- a CDS encoding proline dehydrogenase family protein: protein MIPPIANRFVAGESPAEALEHVRQLNDHNVKAIVNLLGEHYDERDPVEADAAEYRRLVADIAGSGLEGCISVKPSQLGLDLGEDVFRAELADIVDAAAEHGVFVWVDMEDHTTTDATLDAFEAFAHEYGGGVGICVQANLRRTRADVRRLADVPGKVRFVKGAYDPSSDVAYTDSARIDREYRDLLEYAFEHYDGGIGVGSHDPAMIERAKALHERHGTEFEIQMLMGVREDTQYELADEYEVWQYVPYGDRWLSYFYRRVMERRENLRFAFRAVLSG from the coding sequence ATGATCCCGCCCATCGCGAACCGGTTCGTCGCGGGGGAATCTCCTGCGGAAGCGCTCGAGCACGTCCGCCAACTGAACGACCACAATGTGAAGGCCATCGTCAACCTGCTCGGGGAACACTACGACGAGCGCGACCCCGTCGAAGCCGACGCCGCCGAGTACCGACGGCTCGTCGCCGATATCGCGGGTTCCGGACTCGAGGGCTGCATCTCCGTCAAGCCCTCGCAACTGGGCCTGGACCTCGGCGAGGACGTCTTCCGGGCGGAGCTGGCCGACATCGTCGACGCGGCGGCCGAACACGGCGTCTTCGTCTGGGTCGATATGGAGGACCACACGACGACCGACGCGACGCTGGACGCGTTCGAAGCGTTCGCCCACGAATACGGGGGCGGCGTCGGTATCTGCGTCCAGGCGAATCTCCGACGGACGCGAGCCGATGTCAGACGTCTCGCCGACGTCCCCGGCAAGGTCCGATTCGTCAAAGGGGCCTACGATCCGTCGTCCGACGTGGCCTACACCGATTCCGCGCGGATCGATCGGGAGTATCGTGACCTGCTCGAGTACGCGTTCGAGCACTACGACGGCGGGATCGGGGTGGGGAGCCACGATCCGGCAATGATCGAGCGCGCGAAAGCGCTCCACGAACGCCACGGTACCGAGTTCGAGATACAGATGCTCATGGGCGTGCGCGAGGACACCCAGTACGAACTGGCCGACGAGTACGAAGTCTGGCAGTACGTCCCCTACGGCGACCGCTGGCTGTCCTACTTCTACCGGCGGGTCATGGAGCGACGGGAGAACCTCCGGTTCGCGTTCCGCGCCGTTCTCAGCGGCTAA
- a CDS encoding aspartate aminotransferase family protein: MTAGPPIDELHFEDAPDVDSVPGPNTRALLEKQREIDSSAVAYPDDIPIAFEEGKGATVRDADGNTYIDLFAGIGVLNVGHSNPYVLEAVHEQADKFVHTVDFPTEARLELIEKLDEIAPDGLQGQNKVVFGGPTGSDAIEASIKLSKYNTGGDGLIAFRGAYHGATTGAMSVTSNKKFKEHYTPLLSDVVHAPYPHPFRQDKTPEDAVDHALEEVQAIVEDPYGGLANPAGIIVEPIQGEGGIVTPPAGFLQGLRDIADDNDVTLVFDEIQSGLGRTGQWWASDWDGVAPDVMTSAKALGGVGFPLSATMYHEDLDTWGPGDHAGTYRGHVVGMRAGTRAIEYIQDHDLLAHARDLGDYIQGRLREASEGNDRLADVRGKGLFIGAEFVDADGKPDGDLVDAIQQYCFERGVLIWTAGRHGNVLRFLPPLVLTHELAETALNVVVEAIEQVTEEAKQAA; encoded by the coding sequence ATGACGGCAGGACCGCCGATCGACGAACTCCACTTCGAGGATGCACCAGACGTCGACTCCGTCCCTGGCCCGAACACCCGGGCGCTGCTCGAGAAACAGCGGGAGATCGACAGCAGTGCGGTCGCCTACCCGGACGACATCCCGATCGCCTTCGAGGAGGGGAAGGGTGCCACGGTTCGCGACGCTGACGGCAACACCTACATCGACCTCTTCGCGGGGATTGGCGTGCTCAACGTCGGCCACTCGAACCCCTACGTGCTCGAGGCGGTCCACGAGCAGGCCGACAAGTTCGTCCACACGGTCGACTTCCCGACCGAAGCGCGTCTCGAGCTGATCGAGAAACTCGACGAGATCGCGCCCGACGGCCTACAGGGGCAGAACAAGGTTGTCTTCGGCGGTCCGACCGGTAGCGACGCGATCGAAGCCTCGATCAAGCTGTCGAAGTACAACACCGGCGGCGACGGCCTCATCGCGTTCCGCGGTGCCTACCACGGCGCGACGACCGGCGCGATGAGCGTCACGTCGAACAAGAAGTTCAAGGAACATTACACGCCGCTGCTCTCCGACGTCGTCCACGCGCCGTACCCCCACCCTTTCCGACAGGACAAGACGCCTGAGGACGCGGTTGACCATGCGCTCGAGGAGGTCCAGGCGATCGTCGAGGACCCCTATGGCGGGCTGGCGAATCCCGCAGGGATCATCGTCGAACCGATCCAGGGAGAGGGCGGTATCGTCACGCCGCCAGCGGGCTTCCTGCAGGGGCTGCGCGACATCGCCGACGACAACGACGTGACACTCGTCTTCGACGAGATCCAGAGCGGCCTCGGCCGCACCGGCCAGTGGTGGGCCAGCGATTGGGACGGCGTCGCTCCCGACGTGATGACGAGCGCGAAGGCGCTGGGTGGCGTCGGCTTCCCACTCTCGGCGACGATGTACCACGAGGATCTGGACACGTGGGGCCCGGGCGACCATGCCGGCACCTATCGGGGCCACGTCGTCGGGATGCGCGCCGGTACCCGTGCCATCGAGTACATTCAGGACCACGATCTCCTCGCGCACGCCCGCGACCTCGGCGACTACATTCAAGGCCGACTCCGCGAAGCCAGCGAGGGCAACGACCGACTCGCCGACGTCCGCGGCAAGGGCCTGTTCATCGGTGCGGAGTTCGTCGATGCAGACGGGAAGCCCGACGGCGACCTTGTCGACGCGATCCAGCAGTACTGCTTCGAACGCGGCGTCCTGATCTGGACGGCCGGTCGCCACGGCAACGTGCTCCGGTTCCTGCCGCCGCTGGTGCTCACCCACGAGCTGGCCGAGACGGCGCTCAACGTCGTCGTCGAGGCGATCGAGCAGGTGACTGAGGAAGCGAAACAAGCGGCCTGA
- a CDS encoding Rid family detoxifying hydrolase has product MSDIDSIETDDAPSTDNPYSQGIRAGETLYVSGYGPVDPETGAVVKGDVETQTGRVLDNIAAVVAEAGGDGLADVVKVTVYLTDLADYERVNEAYGARFGEEPPARVCVEVSRLPEDVRVELDAIAYLG; this is encoded by the coding sequence ATGTCCGACATCGACTCCATCGAGACCGACGACGCACCGAGCACCGACAACCCCTACTCGCAGGGGATTCGCGCCGGCGAGACGCTGTACGTCTCCGGCTACGGCCCCGTCGATCCCGAGACGGGCGCGGTTGTGAAAGGCGACGTCGAAACCCAGACCGGGCGGGTACTCGACAACATCGCCGCCGTCGTCGCGGAAGCCGGCGGTGACGGCCTCGCCGACGTGGTCAAAGTGACCGTCTACCTGACCGACCTCGCAGACTACGAGCGGGTCAACGAGGCCTACGGCGCGCGCTTCGGCGAGGAGCCGCCGGCTCGAGTCTGCGTGGAGGTCTCGCGGCTCCCCGAGGACGTCCGCGTCGAACTCGACGCCATCGCGTACCTCGGCTAA
- a CDS encoding DUF4870 domain-containing protein, translating to MSTNPSPTDSSTTEPGPSILAERTLLGIFVHFIAILPLVGLIATVVIYAVSNHEFTRANARNALDWHLFVSGSFLATFVLVFGLDALFEYVALPGIVETAVFLPVFALAFVAIFLGFFSVFVWIVAMAKAIFGEAWRYPFAPELV from the coding sequence ATGTCAACGAACCCGTCACCGACCGACTCGTCCACGACCGAACCCGGCCCGTCGATCCTCGCGGAGCGGACGCTCCTGGGGATCTTCGTCCATTTCATCGCGATACTGCCGCTCGTCGGACTGATCGCTACCGTCGTTATTTACGCGGTCTCGAATCACGAGTTCACGCGAGCCAACGCTCGGAACGCACTCGACTGGCACCTGTTCGTCAGCGGGTCGTTCCTCGCGACGTTTGTCCTCGTGTTCGGACTGGACGCGCTGTTCGAGTACGTCGCACTCCCGGGGATAGTCGAAACCGCCGTCTTCCTCCCCGTCTTCGCACTGGCGTTCGTCGCAATCTTCCTCGGATTCTTCAGCGTCTTCGTCTGGATCGTCGCGATGGCGAAGGCCATCTTCGGCGAGGCGTGGCGCTACCCGTTCGCCCCCGAACTGGTGTGA
- a CDS encoding amidohydrolase produces MSYDVRTRLSDLRRAFHRHPEPGWREFRTTARVVEELERIGVDEIAVGREVLATDARMAVPSDADLEPWLERAREAGVRSNILERTAGGHTGVVATLEQGMGPCIGLRVDLDAISMRESDESDHRPAAEGFRSEHDGYMHACGHDAHLAMALGTLEAVKESDFSGTLKVFFQPAEEISGGGKAMAESGYLDDVDYLLAVHIGLDHPTGEVVAGIEKPLAMAHLTATFEGASAHAGKAPNEGANAIQAAATAIQNAYAIPRHSEGMTRVNVGCIEGGTASNVIAEEVAIEAEVRGETTSLMEYTRTELERVLYAAAEMHDCDVTPRVISESPRVDSHPALRDLVGNVAWEVDGVERVISSEEFGVSEDVTYLMQRVQDDDGLASYVLVGTDHPTSHHTPTFDIDEESLEIGVALLSETATELSRRRP; encoded by the coding sequence ATGTCCTACGACGTGCGAACCAGATTGAGTGATCTCCGGCGGGCATTTCACCGCCATCCCGAACCCGGCTGGCGCGAGTTTCGGACGACCGCGCGCGTCGTCGAGGAACTCGAGCGGATCGGCGTCGACGAGATCGCTGTCGGCCGCGAGGTCCTGGCGACCGACGCACGGATGGCCGTTCCGTCCGATGCCGACCTCGAGCCGTGGCTCGAGCGCGCTCGCGAAGCGGGGGTCCGATCGAACATCCTCGAGCGCACTGCCGGTGGGCATACAGGCGTCGTCGCGACCCTTGAGCAGGGAATGGGCCCCTGTATTGGGCTGCGCGTCGATCTCGATGCGATCTCGATGCGGGAGTCCGACGAGAGCGATCACCGGCCGGCAGCGGAGGGGTTCCGATCCGAACACGACGGCTACATGCACGCTTGCGGCCACGACGCCCACCTCGCAATGGCGCTGGGCACGCTCGAGGCGGTGAAGGAAAGCGACTTTTCTGGGACGCTGAAGGTGTTCTTCCAGCCCGCCGAGGAGATCTCCGGCGGGGGGAAGGCGATGGCCGAGAGTGGTTACCTCGACGACGTCGACTACCTGCTGGCGGTCCACATCGGGCTGGATCACCCGACTGGCGAGGTCGTCGCGGGGATCGAAAAGCCGCTGGCGATGGCCCACCTGACTGCGACCTTCGAGGGCGCGAGCGCCCATGCGGGGAAGGCACCGAACGAGGGGGCAAACGCCATACAGGCCGCGGCGACCGCGATCCAGAACGCGTATGCTATCCCTCGACACAGCGAGGGGATGACGCGGGTGAACGTCGGCTGTATCGAGGGCGGCACCGCGAGCAACGTCATCGCCGAGGAGGTCGCGATCGAGGCCGAGGTCCGCGGCGAGACCACCTCATTGATGGAGTACACGCGCACGGAACTCGAGCGAGTGCTGTACGCCGCCGCCGAGATGCACGACTGCGACGTGACGCCGCGGGTGATCAGCGAGTCGCCACGGGTCGACAGCCATCCCGCGCTGCGAGATCTCGTCGGCAACGTCGCCTGGGAGGTCGACGGCGTCGAGCGAGTGATTTCGAGCGAGGAGTTCGGCGTGAGCGAGGACGTGACCTATCTGATGCAGCGCGTCCAGGACGACGACGGCCTCGCCTCGTACGTCCTCGTCGGCACCGACCACCCGACTAGCCACCACACGCCGACGTTCGATATCGACGAGGAAAGCCTCGAGATCGGGGTGGCGCTGCTGTCGGAAACGGCGACTGAACTCTCCCGTCGCCGGCCGTGA
- a CDS encoding BCCT family transporter, whose amino-acid sequence MSDAEGGMVNEFLEEIDPIVFAFGALLTVGVIATFFINQSLVENTISALNTAMLEYLNWALLAIVFAIVVFLLFLIVSPWGKLRFGDDPPEYSFLSFFAMLYSAGFAAGVVFWGPTEALFYYDNPSPLFDVGSQSGAAMSIAIQQTLFHWALPQLAVFTIMGIAIGYFAYNYDGVPLRVSSALTPILGKENLDGPVAKVIDILAVFATIGGVATSLGFIGSQFVSGLNYQWGIDLGNVGIILVVTTMTLLFTLSMVLGVDKGIRRLSNFNMILFVILLVATFIVGPSIFLVLLGTQAIGGMITDFVSMSLFTGAGIEGGTEWANTWTVFYWAWALSWSPFAGLFIARISRGRSVREVAFTGIVATSAATIPWFISLGGTAVWMQHNGIADFSQVMAFELGAETTGFIMFDAFPLGTVFMVAFMLLVTTFFITSADSSTLAVSMMTTGGKASPSNINRIFWGVVLGMTAAILMILGGVSALQSAAIITGAPFAFVCFFAMLGLIKHFSSTEGRLLLQEETVLIGSSRKTEPESPSGPGGPVETDDD is encoded by the coding sequence ATGAGCGACGCCGAGGGCGGAATGGTCAACGAGTTCCTCGAGGAGATCGATCCGATCGTCTTCGCGTTCGGGGCGTTGTTGACCGTCGGCGTGATCGCGACGTTCTTCATCAACCAGAGTCTCGTCGAGAACACCATTTCGGCGCTCAATACGGCGATGCTCGAGTACCTGAACTGGGCACTGCTGGCGATCGTGTTCGCGATTGTTGTCTTCCTGTTGTTCCTAATCGTCAGTCCGTGGGGCAAACTTCGCTTCGGTGACGATCCGCCCGAGTACAGCTTCCTCTCGTTCTTCGCGATGTTGTACTCCGCAGGCTTCGCGGCAGGTGTCGTGTTCTGGGGGCCGACCGAGGCACTGTTCTACTACGACAACCCGTCACCGCTGTTCGACGTCGGTAGTCAGTCGGGCGCGGCGATGAGCATCGCCATACAACAGACGCTCTTCCACTGGGCGCTGCCGCAGCTGGCCGTGTTCACGATCATGGGGATCGCGATCGGCTACTTCGCGTACAACTACGACGGCGTCCCCCTCCGAGTATCCTCGGCGCTCACGCCGATCCTCGGGAAGGAGAACCTGGACGGGCCGGTCGCGAAGGTCATCGACATTCTCGCCGTCTTCGCGACCATCGGTGGCGTCGCGACGTCGCTGGGCTTCATCGGGAGCCAGTTCGTCAGCGGCCTCAACTACCAGTGGGGAATCGACCTCGGTAACGTCGGGATCATCCTCGTGGTGACGACGATGACGCTCCTGTTTACCCTCTCGATGGTGCTCGGGGTCGACAAGGGGATCCGTCGACTCTCGAACTTCAACATGATCCTCTTCGTCATCCTGTTGGTCGCGACCTTCATCGTCGGACCATCGATCTTCCTGGTCCTGCTCGGAACGCAGGCAATCGGCGGGATGATCACCGACTTCGTCTCGATGAGTCTCTTTACCGGTGCCGGCATCGAAGGTGGCACCGAGTGGGCGAACACCTGGACCGTCTTCTACTGGGCGTGGGCGCTCTCGTGGTCTCCGTTCGCGGGACTGTTCATCGCGCGGATTTCCCGCGGCCGAAGCGTTCGCGAGGTCGCATTCACCGGTATCGTCGCGACCTCGGCAGCGACGATTCCGTGGTTCATTTCGCTCGGCGGAACGGCCGTCTGGATGCAGCACAACGGGATCGCCGACTTCAGTCAGGTGATGGCCTTCGAGCTCGGCGCTGAAACGACCGGCTTCATCATGTTCGACGCGTTCCCGCTCGGGACGGTGTTCATGGTCGCGTTCATGCTCCTCGTCACGACGTTCTTCATTACGTCCGCGGACTCGTCGACGCTCGCCGTCTCGATGATGACGACCGGCGGGAAGGCGAGCCCGTCGAACATCAACCGGATCTTCTGGGGCGTCGTCCTCGGCATGACCGCCGCGATCCTCATGATTCTCGGCGGCGTTAGCGCATTGCAGTCGGCGGCGATCATCACCGGTGCGCCGTTCGCCTTCGTCTGCTTCTTCGCGATGCTCGGACTGATCAAACACTTCAGTTCGACCGAAGGCCGCCTGCTACTGCAAGAGGAAACCGTCCTCATCGGCTCGAGCCGGAAGACCGAACCGGAGTCGCCGTCCGGTCCCGGCGGGCCGGTCGAAACCGACGACGATTGA
- a CDS encoding aminotransferase class III-fold pyridoxal phosphate-dependent enzyme, which translates to MDRDTAEPNADALPGPNAQQWVDFHQEHSAPSEYSHDFVWDVTREADGPFVTDVDGNVLLDFTCHIGAAPLGYNNAKVLDKVREFDLVEPMKIAGQDMYFGSGPSPDEADIPSSSHLMEKLTEVSSQYGMDTVFLSNSGAEAMENAMKITNDYRAPAKYGVAFAGSFHGRTLGTLSLTKSKEVYTRHYPEISGIETVPFCADRGCDADSCDCGFFAGGGSQLRTMLAPEGGHIDPDEVAFIALEPIQGVGGYRFPSEAFMQEVADVTDTYDIPLVVDEIQSGIGRTGEIWASDHYPIEPDVIASAKALRVGATISRSEVFPSEKNRLGSTFGGGDMLGSMMGAFTLEAIEEHDLLDNATRRGEQAKEILRDDASNSVVDVRGKGLMLAVEFDTPERRSAVVEAALKRGLLTLGCGKKTIRLLPPLDSSEREIELGISIFLEAIEAVGPSAKVA; encoded by the coding sequence ATGGATAGGGACACGGCGGAACCCAATGCGGACGCGCTTCCGGGTCCGAACGCGCAGCAGTGGGTCGACTTCCACCAGGAGCACTCCGCACCCAGCGAGTACTCCCACGACTTCGTCTGGGACGTGACGCGGGAGGCCGACGGCCCGTTCGTGACGGACGTCGACGGGAATGTTCTCCTCGACTTCACCTGTCACATCGGCGCGGCACCGCTGGGCTACAATAACGCGAAAGTCCTCGACAAAGTCCGCGAGTTCGACCTCGTCGAACCGATGAAGATCGCGGGCCAGGACATGTACTTCGGCTCCGGCCCGAGTCCCGACGAGGCCGACATCCCCAGCTCGAGTCACCTCATGGAGAAACTCACCGAGGTCTCGAGTCAGTACGGGATGGACACCGTCTTCCTCTCGAACTCCGGTGCGGAGGCAATGGAGAACGCGATGAAGATCACCAATGACTACCGCGCGCCGGCCAAGTACGGGGTCGCCTTTGCGGGCAGCTTCCACGGCCGCACGCTCGGGACCCTCTCGCTGACGAAGTCCAAGGAGGTCTACACGCGCCACTACCCCGAAATCAGCGGGATCGAGACGGTGCCGTTCTGTGCCGATCGGGGCTGTGACGCCGACAGCTGCGACTGCGGCTTCTTCGCGGGCGGCGGCTCGCAGCTCCGCACCATGCTCGCACCCGAAGGCGGTCACATCGACCCCGACGAGGTCGCCTTCATCGCGCTCGAGCCGATTCAGGGCGTCGGCGGCTACCGGTTCCCCAGTGAAGCGTTCATGCAGGAGGTCGCGGACGTCACCGACACCTACGACATCCCGCTGGTCGTCGACGAGATCCAGTCCGGTATCGGCCGCACCGGCGAGATCTGGGCTTCCGATCACTACCCCATCGAACCCGACGTCATCGCCAGCGCGAAGGCCCTGCGCGTCGGCGCGACGATTTCACGGTCCGAGGTCTTCCCCAGCGAGAAGAACCGGCTCGGATCGACCTTCGGCGGCGGCGACATGCTCGGCTCGATGATGGGCGCGTTCACACTCGAGGCGATCGAGGAACACGATCTGCTCGACAACGCCACCCGACGGGGTGAACAGGCGAAAGAAATCCTGCGCGACGATGCGTCCAACTCCGTCGTGGACGTCCGCGGCAAGGGCCTGATGCTCGCCGTCGAGTTCGATACCCCGGAGCGTCGGTCCGCCGTGGTCGAGGCGGCCCTCAAGCGCGGCCTGCTGACGCTGGGCTGTGGGAAGAAAACCATCCGTCTGCTCCCGCCGCTGGACTCGAGCGAACGCGAGATCGAGTTAGGGATCAGTATTTTCCTCGAGGCGATCGAGGCTGTCGGCCCGAGCGCGAAAGTGGCGTGA
- a CDS encoding threonine/serine dehydratase, which yields MTEGNEPGEHPSAGESDVSESNENRVTLEDIEVARDRLADVVHQTPLDTSRTFAEMSGAASVGLKLENVQRTGSFKIRGAYNTMAQLSPAEREAGVIASSAGNHAQGVALAGDLLDIDTTIVVPEVTPAAKIEATRGYGATVVVEGDIYERSYEYALKRAGETGETFVHPFDDADIVAGQGTIGLELLEQYPEIDSVLVAIGGGGLISGIGTVLKAAERDIRVIGVQPEGAAHAKPSLEAGEIRQLPDVDTVAEGIADTRMLETTFQIARAVVADVVSVSDREIAAAVALLAERAKTVAESAGAAPLAAALSDDLGLEGEHVGVVISGGNVNLTEHAELTRTGLHELERYADARLALEGWPTAVSGVVETVEAEGAELDVLKRARRTSIDHPNRTPVTIGLEGSGPEHLRGVLEALSELEGVSVVESSLER from the coding sequence ATGACGGAGGGCAACGAGCCGGGCGAGCATCCCAGTGCGGGTGAGAGTGATGTGAGCGAATCGAACGAGAACCGAGTCACCCTCGAGGATATCGAAGTGGCTCGGGACCGTCTCGCAGATGTCGTCCATCAGACGCCACTCGACACCTCACGGACGTTCGCCGAGATGAGCGGCGCGGCCTCGGTCGGGCTCAAACTCGAGAACGTCCAGCGGACGGGCTCGTTCAAGATCCGCGGGGCGTACAACACGATGGCCCAGTTGTCTCCCGCGGAGCGCGAAGCAGGGGTTATCGCCTCGAGTGCGGGCAACCACGCCCAGGGCGTCGCGCTGGCCGGCGACCTGCTCGATATCGACACGACGATCGTCGTCCCCGAGGTCACCCCCGCTGCGAAGATCGAGGCCACCCGCGGCTACGGGGCCACAGTCGTCGTTGAGGGCGACATCTACGAGCGCTCCTACGAGTACGCCCTCAAGCGCGCCGGGGAGACCGGAGAAACGTTCGTCCATCCCTTCGACGACGCAGACATCGTCGCAGGGCAGGGGACGATCGGGCTCGAACTCCTCGAGCAGTACCCCGAAATCGACAGCGTGCTGGTCGCCATCGGCGGCGGCGGGCTCATTTCGGGGATCGGCACGGTGCTGAAAGCCGCCGAACGAGATATTCGGGTTATCGGAGTTCAGCCGGAGGGTGCGGCTCACGCCAAACCGTCACTCGAGGCCGGTGAGATCCGCCAGCTTCCGGACGTCGACACCGTCGCGGAGGGGATCGCGGATACACGCATGCTCGAAACGACCTTCCAGATCGCCCGCGCAGTCGTCGCCGACGTGGTGAGCGTGAGCGATCGGGAGATCGCCGCTGCCGTGGCGCTGCTGGCCGAGCGCGCGAAGACGGTCGCCGAGAGCGCCGGGGCTGCGCCGCTGGCCGCCGCGCTTTCGGATGATCTGGGCCTTGAGGGCGAACACGTTGGCGTCGTGATCTCCGGAGGAAACGTGAATCTCACCGAGCACGCCGAACTGACTCGAACCGGTCTGCACGAACTCGAGCGCTATGCGGACGCGAGACTCGCGCTCGAGGGGTGGCCGACGGCGGTCAGCGGAGTAGTCGAAACGGTGGAAGCCGAGGGTGCCGAACTGGACGTCCTCAAGCGCGCCCGGCGGACGTCGATCGACCACCCAAATCGGACGCCCGTGACGATCGGCCTCGAGGGAAGCGGTCCCGAGCATCTACGTGGCGTGCTCGAGGCACTCTCTGAACTCGAGGGGGTTTCGGTCGTCGAATCATCTCTCGAGAGATAG